A section of the Heterodontus francisci isolate sHetFra1 unplaced genomic scaffold, sHetFra1.hap1 HAP1_SCAFFOLD_409, whole genome shotgun sequence genome encodes:
- the LOC137367004 gene encoding histone H2A-like: MSGSGKTGGKARSKAKSRTSRAGLQFPVGRVHRFLKKGNYAERVGAGAPVDLAAVLEYLTAEILELAGNAARENKKTRIIPRHLQLAVRKYEELSRLLGGVNIAQGGVLPDIQAVLLPKKTSAPSTKSK, encoded by the coding sequence ATGTCTGGAAGCGGGAAGACCggtgggaaagctcggtccaaggccaagtctcgcaccTCCCGGGCGGGACTGCAGTTCcctgtgggccgtgttcacaggttccttaaaaaggggaactatgctgagcgtgtgggtgccggagccccggtcgatctggctgctgtgctcgagtatctgacagctgaaatcctcgagctggccggcaacgcggcccgggaaaacaagaagacccgcatcattcccagacacctccagctggccgtccgcaaataCGAGGAGCTCAgcaggctgctgggaggggtgaacatcgctcagggcggggtgctgcctgatatccaggccgtgcttctccccaagaaaaccagcgctccgagtaCCAAGAGCAAGTGA